TTAATAGTCGAGTGATGAACGGAGGAACGCACATGATGGGTGGTGAATGGGGAAGCGGGTGGATGGGATTCGGCGGCATCTGGATGGTGCTGCTATGGGTGCTGGTGATACTCGGGATCATTGTTTTGATCCGTCGGATATGGGTTCGACCCGGGGAGTCGGGCGCCGATTTCCAACCAACGGCATTGGAAATTCTCAAGGGGCGCTATGCGCGGGGCGAGATCGATCGCGAAGAGTATGAACAGATGCGTCGTGATTTAAGCAATTAAGCTTCCGGAGGAGCGTATCGTGATTTCATTGGTGCTCTTTATTCCCATGCTGGCGTTGCCTGCGTTTTGGCTCGCCCCAGCTCCGATCGCTTTGTCGTTTTATGCCTTGGTGTTGCTCGGTTGTCTGGCGACCTATTTCTATCTTTCGCGCTTGCGCCGCCGGTACGCCAGCACGCTGCGACAACTGCTGTACGGGAGGAGCGGCGCTGTGATTCAGATTGCTCCCTACCTTCGCGTGCACATCGAGGGCGAGCCGTGGAGTGCGCAGTCGGGCGAGGCGTTGCGGTCGGTGACCGGGTGTTCGTGCATGAGGTGAGTGGTGTGCGAATTCAGGTCGGCAAAAAGACGTTGCCGGCAAGCCGATCACTTCCTTCGGTCGAGGCTGATCCATGAACACGTTCGAAGCATATGGGCAGTGGTCTATGGTGGCGCTCAATGTCGCCTTCTTTCTCTTTTTCCTAACGAGCTTTCTCGCGCCGCGGGGATGGGCGGAGTGGCGCAACTTGGGTGCCGTGGGCGCTTTCCTTGTTGCGCTCTTTACTGAGATGTACGGGTTCCCGCTGACCATCTACCTGTTGTCTGGATGGCTGGGTGAGAGCTATCCGGTACTCAATCCCCTGACGCATCAAAACGGACATCTGTGGGTGGCATTGTCGGGTGGGTCGCTCGCGGTCTGGGG
This genomic window from Pseudomonadota bacterium contains:
- a CDS encoding SHOCT domain-containing protein → MMGGEWGSGWMGFGGIWMVLLWVLVILGIIVLIRRIWVRPGESGADFQPTALEILKGRYARGEIDREEYEQMRRDLSN